The following are from one region of the Edaphobacter acidisoli genome:
- a CDS encoding sigma 54-interacting transcriptional regulator: MANALPATLSALRKSEFTPARLARSVKDELRENLIARLRAVARDKSPLFPGIVGYEDTVVPQIVNAVLSRHNFILLGLRGQAKSRILRALTTLLDPQTPYVAGSEIRDNPYAPISKFSRDLIAKMGDDTPIAWLTPDDRYVEKLATPDVTVADLVGDIDPIKAARSNQDLGSELTMHYGLLPRANRGIFAINEIPDLAAKIQVALFNIMQEGDVQIKGYPVRLPLDVALVFSANPEDYTARGKIVTPLKDRIGSEIRTHYPEDIEEGIAITAQEAWTARNHASLEIPHYIRQIIEQIAFHAREDKKVDKRSGVSQRLPISTMELVVSNAERRALLHGESLVVPRVGDIYSALPGITGKIELEYEGEMRGADTVIREIIRSSIATVFDQHFGDANTQQIEQWFNLGGTVQLNDSQPAASSLTELQQIQGLFEKLTPLKITSKSSPETTVSAAEFLLEGMYAHKRISRAEERVFSAVEKKQRVQDAANYAERMREREQEELTARNRTRRGFN; this comes from the coding sequence ATGGCGAACGCACTTCCTGCAACACTCAGCGCACTCCGCAAAAGCGAATTCACCCCGGCCCGTCTGGCCCGCAGCGTCAAAGACGAGTTGCGCGAGAACCTCATCGCCAGACTGCGCGCCGTAGCACGGGACAAGTCGCCACTCTTTCCCGGCATTGTCGGGTACGAAGACACGGTTGTGCCGCAGATTGTGAATGCTGTGCTCTCTCGCCACAACTTCATCCTGCTGGGCTTACGCGGACAGGCAAAATCTCGCATTCTGCGCGCACTAACCACTTTGCTCGACCCGCAGACTCCCTATGTCGCGGGCTCAGAAATCCGCGACAACCCTTACGCCCCCATCAGCAAGTTCAGCCGCGACCTGATAGCGAAGATGGGCGACGACACGCCGATCGCGTGGCTTACGCCCGACGACCGCTACGTTGAAAAGCTCGCCACACCCGACGTCACTGTAGCCGACCTCGTCGGCGACATCGACCCCATCAAAGCCGCACGCTCCAACCAGGACCTCGGCAGCGAGCTGACCATGCACTACGGCCTGCTGCCCCGCGCTAACCGCGGCATCTTCGCCATCAACGAAATTCCCGACCTCGCAGCGAAGATTCAGGTCGCGCTCTTCAATATCATGCAGGAGGGCGATGTGCAGATTAAGGGCTATCCCGTCCGCCTGCCGCTGGATGTTGCACTGGTTTTCTCCGCCAATCCCGAGGACTACACCGCGCGCGGCAAGATCGTCACGCCGCTCAAGGATCGCATTGGTAGCGAGATTCGCACTCACTATCCGGAAGACATCGAAGAAGGCATCGCCATCACCGCGCAAGAAGCGTGGACTGCGCGGAATCACGCAAGTCTCGAAATCCCGCACTACATCCGCCAGATCATCGAACAGATCGCCTTCCATGCGCGCGAAGACAAAAAGGTCGATAAGCGTAGCGGCGTCTCGCAACGGCTTCCCATCAGCACGATGGAGCTGGTTGTCTCGAACGCCGAGCGGCGCGCTCTGCTGCATGGAGAGTCGCTCGTCGTGCCGCGTGTAGGCGATATCTATTCCGCGTTGCCGGGCATCACTGGAAAGATCGAGTTGGAGTACGAAGGCGAGATGCGCGGCGCAGATACTGTCATCCGCGAGATCATCCGCTCCTCGATTGCAACAGTCTTCGACCAGCACTTCGGTGACGCAAACACACAACAGATCGAGCAGTGGTTCAACCTGGGCGGCACGGTGCAACTCAACGACTCACAACCCGCCGCAAGTTCGCTCACCGAATTGCAGCAGATACAAGGGCTCTTCGAAAAACTCACTCCACTGAAGATCACGAGCAAGTCCTCTCCCGAGACGACCGTCAGCGCAGCCGAGTTTCTGCTGGAAGGCATGTATGCGCACAAGCGCATCAGCCGGGCAGAAGAGCGCGTCTTCTCCGCTGTTGAAAAGAAGCAGCGGGTTCAGGACGCCGCCAACTATGCAGAGCGCATGAGAGAGCGCGAGCAGGAAGAGCTCACCGCCCGCAACCGGACACGCCGCGGCTTCAACTAA
- the mtgA gene encoding monofunctional biosynthetic peptidoglycan transglycosylase, whose translation MRPSGRPSARFSVRALVVWVVVGLGLLWSLAALTIVGLKWIDPPTTAVHVQRRVQAWVDGVPYRERYTFVPLSRISPNLQHAVIAAEDARFYQHHGFDWQAMEIAAEGDMDGKRLRGGSTLTQQLVKNLFFGTNRSILRKGAEASLVPVAELVLGKQRILELYLNEVELGPGIYGVEAACRSYYGTSARSVDRDEAARLAAVLPDPRRRRPQAMNRYSGIILRRMGQMGW comes from the coding sequence TTGAGGCCCTCCGGACGGCCTTCTGCGCGGTTTTCTGTGCGGGCTCTCGTGGTGTGGGTTGTCGTCGGGCTCGGACTGCTTTGGTCGCTGGCTGCGTTGACGATTGTTGGGCTGAAGTGGATTGATCCGCCGACGACTGCGGTGCATGTTCAACGGCGCGTGCAGGCGTGGGTTGATGGGGTTCCTTATCGGGAACGCTACACGTTTGTGCCGCTGAGCCGGATCTCGCCGAATTTGCAGCATGCGGTGATTGCTGCGGAGGATGCGCGGTTTTATCAGCACCATGGATTTGACTGGCAGGCGATGGAGATTGCGGCAGAAGGCGATATGGATGGCAAGCGGCTGCGGGGCGGGTCTACGCTGACGCAGCAGCTGGTGAAGAATTTGTTCTTCGGGACGAACCGCTCGATTTTGCGCAAGGGCGCGGAGGCTTCGCTGGTGCCGGTGGCTGAGCTGGTGCTGGGGAAGCAGCGGATTCTTGAGCTGTATTTGAACGAGGTGGAGCTTGGGCCGGGGATTTATGGTGTGGAGGCGGCGTGCCGGTCGTATTACGGGACGTCGGCGCGGAGTGTTGATCGGGACGAGGCGGCGAGGCTGGCTGCGGTGCTGCCTGATCCGCGGAGACGGCGGCCTCAGGCGATGAATCGGTATAGCGGGATTATTCTGCGGCGGATGGGGCAGATGGGGTGGTAA
- the hrcA gene encoding heat-inducible transcriptional repressor HrcA → MADAERVTARQRSILTAIIESYIETGEPVGSGTIARLQGAEGVGFSSATVRNEMAELAEAGLLEQPHTSAGRVPTARAFRIYVEQLSGGAYPRIDAARLPVKSRQQIDSSFVGIAGTQAVLERTSHVLATLSSGVGVAIAAAAGGDTLEHVHFSRLAAARVLAVVVTRSGLVRDRVLMLDRDLALSELETAANFLNENFRGWDVERVRAEIARMVEREQSEYQRLLDSVQQLWAKAVPESDATEQAVYVDGVANLVGSQENQERLRELLAALEAKQRVVELLNAYIDAHQESVRVVFDLDEHVPEMAGLVLIAAPTVRGTVGVIGSKRIDYENTMNAVSYVARLFDRMLHPGG, encoded by the coding sequence ATGGCAGATGCGGAGCGGGTAACGGCGCGGCAGCGGTCCATTCTAACGGCCATTATCGAGAGCTATATCGAGACGGGTGAGCCGGTGGGTTCAGGCACAATCGCCCGGTTGCAGGGGGCTGAGGGGGTTGGCTTCAGCTCTGCCACTGTTCGGAATGAGATGGCTGAACTTGCTGAGGCGGGCCTGCTTGAGCAGCCGCATACCTCGGCTGGTCGCGTGCCCACGGCGCGAGCGTTTCGGATATATGTGGAGCAGTTGAGTGGCGGGGCTTACCCGCGAATCGACGCGGCGCGGTTACCGGTGAAGTCAAGGCAACAAATAGACTCCAGTTTTGTTGGAATTGCAGGAACACAGGCTGTGCTGGAGCGCACGTCGCATGTACTGGCGACGCTCTCAAGCGGAGTTGGTGTGGCGATTGCCGCTGCGGCTGGAGGAGATACGCTTGAGCACGTGCATTTCTCGAGGTTGGCAGCGGCACGCGTGCTTGCAGTCGTCGTGACACGCAGCGGGCTGGTGCGAGACCGAGTACTCATGCTCGACCGCGACCTGGCTCTGAGTGAATTGGAGACAGCGGCTAACTTCCTGAACGAAAACTTTCGCGGTTGGGATGTCGAGCGTGTTCGTGCCGAGATTGCGCGCATGGTGGAACGCGAGCAGAGTGAGTATCAGCGACTGCTTGACTCTGTGCAGCAGCTCTGGGCGAAGGCAGTTCCGGAGTCAGACGCGACTGAGCAAGCGGTATATGTCGATGGCGTGGCGAACCTTGTTGGCAGTCAGGAGAATCAGGAGCGGCTGCGTGAACTGCTGGCGGCACTCGAAGCCAAGCAACGTGTTGTGGAATTGCTGAATGCGTACATCGACGCGCATCAGGAGAGTGTGCGCGTAGTCTTTGATCTGGACGAACACGTGCCGGAGATGGCCGGTTTGGTGCTGATTGCTGCTCCAACCGTGCGCGGAACTGTTGGCGTGATTGGATCAAAAAGAATCGATTATGAGAACACCATGAATGCGGTCAGCTACGTGGCGCGGCTCTTTGATCGGATGCTCCATCCGGGCGGTTGA
- a CDS encoding LysR family transcriptional regulator — protein MSMELDDLRSFLILSEQLHFRRAAEMLHVSQPALSKQIRRLEDRMGGQLLIRRSRGLHLTAAGQVLLQHARHIIEDAESAERVTRLALKGEAGTLRVGFGVAVLARGLPNLMMRFRKRYPNVDLSVRNMSTSDQTQELCERKIDVGFVRLPIRAEEIATIPIVKERLMVVLSEQSAYDARKGLAGLRNAPFIIPCRADSASFYDHVFRTCRAAGFMPTVVQETDVFFTALNLVRAGLGVSIAPSAVQLMRVPQIRFAETRVPEGEWNIGIAWNRRNARSVLVKNFIAMARKHLSSTIK, from the coding sequence ATGAGCATGGAACTCGATGATTTGCGTTCGTTCCTGATCCTCTCGGAACAGCTTCACTTTCGGCGTGCGGCGGAGATGCTGCATGTGTCGCAGCCTGCGCTGAGCAAGCAGATTCGGCGTCTGGAAGACCGGATGGGTGGGCAACTGCTGATCCGGCGCTCGCGTGGGTTGCATCTGACGGCGGCGGGACAGGTGCTGCTGCAGCATGCGCGACACATCATCGAAGATGCTGAATCGGCTGAGCGGGTCACGCGTCTGGCGCTGAAGGGAGAGGCAGGGACGCTGCGAGTCGGGTTTGGAGTTGCGGTGCTGGCGCGTGGATTGCCGAACCTGATGATGCGCTTCAGGAAGCGATATCCGAACGTTGATCTGTCGGTGCGGAATATGTCTACATCGGATCAGACTCAGGAGCTTTGCGAGAGAAAGATTGATGTGGGATTTGTGCGTCTGCCCATTCGGGCGGAAGAGATTGCGACGATACCGATTGTGAAGGAGCGGCTGATGGTCGTGTTGAGTGAGCAATCGGCTTACGATGCGAGGAAAGGCCTGGCTGGTTTGCGCAATGCGCCGTTTATTATTCCGTGTCGCGCTGATTCGGCGAGCTTCTACGATCATGTGTTTCGTACCTGCAGGGCGGCGGGGTTTATGCCTACGGTGGTGCAGGAGACGGATGTGTTTTTCACGGCGCTGAACCTGGTGCGCGCGGGTTTGGGTGTGAGTATTGCGCCGAGTGCGGTACAACTAATGCGCGTGCCGCAGATACGATTTGCAGAGACGAGGGTTCCTGAAGGGGAATGGAATATCGGCATCGCGTGGAATCGGCGGAATGCGCGATCGGTGCTGGTGAAGAACTTTATTGCAATGGCCCGCAAGCACCTTTCGTCCACGATCAAATGA
- a CDS encoding nucleotide exchange factor GrpE, which yields MRRHEKMQDETIVQAVQEGDAVTTSGAEPPSEMSVLQAELELVKGERDQLLDRLARLQAEFDNARKRESKERLDAQDRAVSRTVEPFLGVMDNFQLALKSGGTAEQLRAGVDLILKQMDDALKGLGVQPVEAVGAQFDPRIHEALGSIETKEIPDHQVVEEIRRGYRIREKLLRPALVKIAVNPAQVAE from the coding sequence ATGAGGAGACACGAAAAGATGCAGGATGAGACGATCGTGCAGGCTGTGCAGGAGGGTGACGCTGTCACCACTTCGGGTGCCGAGCCTCCGAGCGAGATGAGTGTGTTGCAAGCCGAGCTTGAACTGGTCAAAGGTGAGCGCGACCAGCTGCTGGATCGGCTCGCGCGCTTGCAGGCTGAGTTTGACAACGCTCGCAAGCGGGAGTCTAAGGAGCGGCTGGATGCTCAGGACCGTGCTGTTTCGCGCACGGTGGAGCCATTTCTGGGTGTGATGGACAACTTCCAGCTTGCGCTCAAGTCTGGCGGGACAGCGGAACAATTGAGGGCGGGCGTCGATCTTATTCTGAAGCAGATGGACGACGCGCTGAAGGGCCTTGGAGTGCAGCCGGTTGAGGCGGTGGGGGCTCAGTTCGACCCTCGAATCCACGAGGCTTTGGGTAGCATCGAAACTAAGGAGATTCCTGACCATCAGGTGGTTGAGGAGATCCGGCGCGGATACCGAATCCGCGAGAAGCTGCTGCGGCCGGCGCTGGTGAAGATTGCGGTGAATCCGGCACAGGTGGCGGAGTAA
- a CDS encoding acyl-CoA thioesterase, which produces MIKRTVAESQSERSEIVLPADSNALGSLFGGRLMQYIDLVAAMAASRHARTYTVTASMDHLDFVSPVRVGELLILKASVNRAFRTSMEVGVRVMVEDVRGQRLRHVSSAYLTFVAIDKDGHRMEVPQVVPETEHQKRRYEDAGRRREMRSGETARKKEMRAAMPNGWHV; this is translated from the coding sequence ATGATTAAGCGCACTGTTGCTGAGTCTCAGTCGGAGCGGAGCGAGATTGTGCTGCCGGCTGACTCGAATGCCTTGGGAAGTTTGTTTGGCGGACGGCTGATGCAGTATATCGACCTGGTAGCGGCGATGGCTGCTTCGCGTCATGCTCGGACGTATACCGTGACGGCTTCGATGGACCATCTGGATTTTGTGTCGCCGGTGCGGGTTGGAGAGTTGCTGATCCTGAAGGCCAGCGTGAACCGCGCGTTCAGGACTTCGATGGAAGTCGGTGTCCGCGTGATGGTCGAAGACGTGCGGGGGCAGCGGCTGCGGCATGTTTCATCGGCTTACCTTACCTTTGTCGCGATCGATAAGGATGGGCACCGGATGGAGGTGCCGCAGGTGGTGCCGGAGACCGAGCATCAGAAGCGGCGATATGAAGACGCAGGACGACGGCGGGAGATGCGCTCAGGTGAAACGGCACGCAAGAAAGAGATGCGTGCTGCGATGCCGAACGGATGGCACGTGTAA
- the dnaJ gene encoding molecular chaperone DnaJ — MATANVTKVDYYEVLSVSRDASDQEIKTAYRKLAMKFHPDRNPNNPDAEERFKECGEAYSVLSDADKRAAYDRYGHAAFQGAAGGGNPFAGGFAGQDLGDIFGDLFGEMFNVGGGGGGRRASRVQRGRDLKYDLTIEFEEAVFGVEREIKIRRLEMCAECKGSGARQGKSAVTCTQCGGRGQQRFQQGFFSVARTCSVCGGTGTVIVDPCQTCRGETRVQVEHTILVKVPAGVEQDTRIRYQGEGEGGKFGGPAGDLYVVLTVKDHKFFEREGDDLHCVMPISFPQAALGTELEIETLEGTATLKVPEGTESGKEFKLRGKGVPHLNSHGKGDLIVEIRVKTPTKLSKAQKELLRQLGETMVVENTPTSRGGLFGKVKDIFS, encoded by the coding sequence ATGGCGACGGCAAACGTGACCAAGGTTGATTACTACGAGGTGCTGAGTGTCTCGCGGGATGCGAGCGACCAGGAGATCAAGACGGCTTACCGCAAGCTGGCGATGAAGTTCCATCCGGACCGCAACCCGAACAACCCCGACGCGGAGGAGAGGTTCAAGGAGTGCGGTGAGGCGTACTCGGTGCTGAGCGACGCGGACAAGCGGGCGGCGTACGACCGGTATGGGCACGCGGCGTTCCAGGGTGCGGCCGGTGGTGGGAACCCGTTCGCGGGCGGCTTCGCGGGGCAGGACCTGGGGGACATCTTCGGGGATCTCTTCGGGGAGATGTTCAACGTGGGCGGCGGCGGCGGCGGGCGCCGGGCTTCGCGGGTGCAGCGGGGGCGTGACCTGAAGTACGACCTGACGATCGAGTTCGAGGAGGCGGTCTTCGGGGTGGAGCGGGAGATCAAGATCCGGCGGCTGGAGATGTGCGCGGAGTGCAAGGGGTCAGGCGCGCGGCAGGGCAAGTCGGCGGTGACGTGTACGCAGTGCGGCGGGCGGGGTCAGCAGAGGTTCCAGCAGGGGTTCTTCTCGGTGGCGCGGACGTGCTCGGTGTGCGGCGGGACGGGGACGGTGATCGTGGACCCGTGCCAGACGTGCCGGGGTGAGACGCGGGTGCAGGTGGAGCACACGATTCTAGTGAAGGTGCCGGCGGGTGTGGAGCAGGACACGCGGATTCGGTACCAGGGCGAGGGTGAGGGCGGAAAGTTCGGCGGGCCTGCGGGCGACCTCTACGTGGTGCTGACGGTGAAGGACCACAAGTTCTTTGAGCGGGAGGGGGATGACCTTCACTGCGTGATGCCGATCTCCTTTCCGCAGGCGGCGCTGGGGACGGAGCTGGAGATCGAGACGCTGGAGGGGACGGCCACGCTCAAGGTGCCCGAGGGGACGGAGAGCGGGAAGGAGTTCAAGCTGCGGGGGAAGGGAGTGCCTCACCTGAACTCGCACGGGAAGGGGGACCTGATCGTGGAGATTCGGGTGAAGACCCCGACGAAGTTGTCGAAGGCGCAGAAGGAGTTGCTGCGGCAGCTCGGGGAGACGATGGTGGTGGAGAATACGCCGACCTCGCGTGGCGGGTTGTTCGGGAAGGTGAAGGATATCTTCAGCTAG
- a CDS encoding Mrp/NBP35 family ATP-binding protein produces MGHMGHGAPQGPQPLPGVAYVVAVGSGKGGVGKTTVAVNIAIALSKLGYKVGLLDADIYGPNVPTMMGVTRQPNVVNENRIEPIVAHGVKFISVGLISPGDKPMVMRGPMLHQIIRQFLQQVEWGELDFLIVDLPPGTGDVVISLVQTVPLTGSVVVSTGSSVALQDARKALEMFHQVKVDVLGMVENMSQMTLPSGEVIDVFGAGGTERTAAQFGIPFLGAVDMDPQIREGGDKGLPVALAGLESKLCKGFYDVAKQVAERAKEIAAKSESVIEIS; encoded by the coding sequence ATGGGACACATGGGACATGGAGCACCGCAGGGGCCGCAGCCTCTGCCTGGAGTAGCGTACGTAGTGGCTGTGGGAAGCGGCAAAGGCGGCGTGGGCAAAACGACAGTCGCAGTGAATATTGCGATCGCGCTGAGCAAACTTGGCTACAAGGTAGGTCTGCTCGATGCGGACATCTACGGCCCGAACGTGCCGACGATGATGGGCGTTACGCGTCAGCCGAATGTCGTGAACGAGAACCGAATCGAGCCAATCGTTGCGCATGGTGTGAAGTTCATCTCGGTCGGGTTGATCTCACCGGGCGACAAGCCGATGGTGATGCGCGGGCCGATGCTGCACCAGATCATTCGCCAGTTTTTGCAGCAGGTAGAGTGGGGCGAGCTGGACTTCCTCATCGTCGATCTTCCTCCGGGAACGGGCGATGTGGTGATCTCGCTGGTACAGACAGTGCCGCTGACAGGGTCGGTTGTCGTCTCGACTGGATCGAGCGTGGCGTTGCAGGATGCGCGCAAGGCGCTGGAGATGTTCCATCAGGTGAAGGTGGATGTGCTTGGTATGGTCGAGAACATGAGCCAGATGACGCTGCCTTCGGGTGAGGTCATCGATGTTTTTGGAGCAGGCGGCACCGAACGCACGGCAGCGCAATTTGGAATCCCATTTCTCGGTGCGGTCGATATGGACCCGCAGATTCGAGAGGGCGGCGACAAAGGATTGCCTGTTGCGCTAGCCGGGCTTGAGTCGAAGCTCTGCAAGGGCTTCTATGATGTGGCAAAGCAGGTCGCCGAGCGGGCGAAGGAAATTGCTGCGAAGAGCGAGAGCGTCATCGAGATTAGCTGA
- a CDS encoding tetratricopeptide repeat protein, translating to MDRIALLTQVLEQNPTDAFARYGLAMAHASEGRTDQALVEFDTLIQHNPDYVPAYQMSAQTLAKLNRTDEAIARLEAGISAAKRTHNSHAASEMQALLDDLSI from the coding sequence ATGGACAGAATCGCGCTTCTCACGCAGGTACTTGAGCAGAACCCAACCGACGCCTTCGCCCGCTACGGACTTGCCATGGCGCATGCCTCCGAGGGCCGCACCGACCAGGCGCTCGTCGAGTTCGACACGCTCATCCAGCACAATCCGGATTACGTTCCCGCCTATCAGATGTCCGCGCAGACACTGGCAAAACTCAACCGCACCGACGAAGCCATTGCACGGCTCGAAGCCGGCATCTCCGCCGCCAAGCGCACGCACAACTCCCATGCGGCCAGCGAAATGCAGGCGCTGCTCGACGATCTCAGCATCTGA
- a CDS encoding GH1 family beta-glucosidase, with protein sequence MNRREFVTRSVAAAAASAFVENDLHAAPSTTNQFPGLLPASQMPGAIPDSEIQQARFPDGFLWGAATASYQVEGAWNEDGKGESIWDKFTHTPGKVRGSVTGDVACDQYHRYPQDIALAKSLNLKSYRFSISWPRIQPTGIGAPNMKGIDHYSRLADTLLTADIRPWCTMYHWDLPQALEDRGGWPNRDLANYFADYAGILAKHLGDRITTWAPFNMPWAIAFMGYAAGAFPPCRTSFPDFLKAAHTLALAQGEAHRAVKAASSKATIGSAYEMAPAYPKTDSAADRAAAERYHAMNNVFFLEAAMKGRYPNAFVGEPPYEIMGFKPGDEKILYAPLDWVGFHFYTRRIVSDASHTHTLGGSFSGTEIESDSGGARDPYTQIRATMPTEGPLTESGLELWPRGIYDLVTRISRDYNHPIIEITESGCGYLDGPDAKQNDRIPDTRRIEWYRQVLSELARAIADGAHVRAYHAWSLLDNFQWAEGYTERYGLIHIDFRTQERIIKDSGHWYSRVAASNRLDV encoded by the coding sequence ATGAATCGCCGGGAATTTGTCACTCGTTCAGTAGCGGCAGCAGCAGCGTCCGCATTCGTCGAAAACGATCTCCATGCTGCTCCATCCACCACGAACCAATTTCCAGGCCTCTTGCCCGCATCGCAGATGCCCGGCGCCATCCCCGACTCCGAAATCCAGCAAGCCCGCTTCCCCGACGGATTCCTCTGGGGCGCCGCCACTGCCTCCTACCAGGTCGAAGGCGCATGGAACGAAGACGGCAAAGGCGAATCCATCTGGGACAAGTTCACCCACACGCCCGGCAAAGTCCGTGGCAGCGTCACCGGCGACGTCGCCTGCGACCAATACCATCGCTACCCGCAAGACATCGCCCTCGCCAAAAGCCTCAACCTCAAAAGCTACCGCTTCTCCATCTCCTGGCCCCGCATCCAGCCCACCGGCATCGGCGCGCCCAACATGAAAGGCATCGACCACTACAGCCGCCTCGCCGACACGCTCCTCACCGCCGACATCCGCCCCTGGTGCACCATGTACCACTGGGACCTCCCTCAGGCGCTCGAAGACCGCGGCGGCTGGCCCAACCGCGATCTCGCCAACTACTTCGCCGACTACGCCGGCATCCTCGCCAAACACCTCGGCGACCGCATCACCACCTGGGCTCCCTTCAACATGCCCTGGGCCATCGCCTTCATGGGCTACGCCGCCGGAGCATTCCCTCCCTGCCGCACCAGCTTCCCCGACTTCCTCAAAGCCGCCCACACCCTCGCGCTCGCGCAAGGCGAAGCGCACCGCGCCGTGAAAGCCGCATCGTCAAAAGCAACCATAGGCAGCGCCTATGAGATGGCTCCCGCCTATCCGAAAACCGACTCCGCCGCCGACCGCGCCGCCGCCGAGCGCTACCACGCCATGAACAACGTCTTCTTTCTCGAAGCCGCCATGAAGGGCCGCTATCCAAACGCATTCGTCGGCGAACCACCCTACGAGATCATGGGCTTCAAACCCGGCGACGAAAAGATCCTCTACGCGCCGCTCGACTGGGTAGGCTTCCACTTCTACACCCGCCGCATCGTCTCCGACGCCAGCCACACCCACACCCTCGGAGGCAGCTTCAGCGGCACCGAAATCGAGTCCGACTCCGGCGGCGCGCGCGATCCCTACACCCAAATCCGCGCCACCATGCCAACCGAAGGCCCACTCACCGAATCCGGCCTCGAACTCTGGCCGCGCGGCATCTACGACCTCGTCACTCGCATCTCGCGCGACTACAACCACCCCATCATCGAGATCACCGAGAGCGGCTGCGGCTATCTCGACGGCCCAGACGCCAAACAAAACGACCGCATACCAGACACGCGCCGCATCGAATGGTACCGCCAGGTGCTCAGCGAACTCGCCCGCGCCATCGCCGACGGCGCACACGTCCGCGCCTACCACGCCTGGTCCCTGCTCGACAATTTCCAGTGGGCCGAAGGCTACACCGAGCGCTACGGCCTCATCCACATCGACTTCCGCACTCAGGAGCGCATCATCAAAGACTCCGGCCACTGGTACAGCCGCGTAGCCGCCTCCAACCGCCTCGATGTCTAA